Part of the Candidatus Nomurabacteria bacterium genome is shown below.
TTGTGTTATTATCAATTATTTTAAGATGTAGCCTAAGGTCGCCTCCGGCACTAATTGAATAGTGTCCTTGCCATGTACCAACCAAGGCATGAAGACGCAGCTTTGGGTCAGATGCATCGCATACGTATAATTCTATTGCAGCTCTGGCTCTTTCTTGTTTTTTTAATGCTAACTTGGCAAATTGTTTATTAAA
Proteins encoded:
- a CDS encoding type II toxin-antitoxin system mRNA interferase toxin, RelE/StbE family, with the translated sequence MNIDFTKSFNKQFAKLALKKQERARAAIELYVCDASDPKLRLHALVGTWQGHYSISAGGDLRLHLKIIDNNTILFVAIGSHSQLYK